The sequence GCTTGCTGGTCATTCTTTTCCAACTGGGCCAGGGTGAGGGAGCCCGGGATTCGTTCGGCCACTACACCCCCCAATATGTAGGCGCGTATTTCCTGATGGGTCCCGATTTTAAAGCCAAAATTGGCATTCAATCGCTGGCGGGATTGCTGGCTGTTGTCCTGAAAGCCGTCCTGGTGGTTTCCGGAAATGCTGACATAATAGTCGGCGGTGACGTCCATCGTCCCCAATTTCATGGGCTGCGTGACATGACCACTCGACACCTGTCCGGAGTACAATCCGAAACTGCCTGCCAGCAATCGCATTTGGAGAGTCGAGGCGTTATACCCCGTTCTAGGCACGAAATTGATGGCCCCCCCAATAGTGTTGGCTCCATACCGCAACGCGTTGGCCCCTTTATAAATTTCGATTCGCTCATAGGCATTGAGATCGATGGACTCAAAGTCGGAGAAGCCATCGGCATCGCCAAAGTAGATGCCGTTGATCAAAATGTTGATGCCGCGATGGTGAAAATTGTTCCGGAGGGAGGTTCCTCGAATTTGGAATTGGCCCTCATCGGCTCCGAAGCGTGTCTGAAATCGTACCCCTGGCGCAAATTGCAAGACATCGTTCAAGTTCAAGGCCCGGGATTCTTGAATGGCCTTTTCTTCAATTAACAGAGTGCTGGCTGGGCGGCGCGAAATTTCTTCCTTGACGATATCGATGTTTTCAATTTTTTTCCCCTCTACCGTGACCATCGGGAGGGTTTCGATTGACTCGTCAGCCAATCCGGTGGAAGGAAACAAAATGAGCGTGCCGATCAGTATGCTGCTGGCCAGGGGCCCGAGACGTTTGTTGGTGAATATGTGGGTGTTGAGTCTCATGTGTATGTATAGGTCCTTTCCGAATACTGTAGAAGCCGAACGAGGACAAGCAGGTTCCTGGCCTCCTTGCCGCGATAAATCATTGCAATGGAAATTCCGAAAGCTGGCTTAGTTGGGCGGGCCGCGGGCGGCGGTTGGTCTCAGGAAGGCCTGCGTTGGGATAGAAGACCACAAGGCCACCACTCCAATCAGAATGATGAGTGGCATCAATAAGGTGTGTGGCGCCGCATCGGCAGACTGGGCTCTTGTGCTGACCTGACATGCCCATGTGCAAAGCAAGGAATGCGTGACCGAATATTTGGAATGATGTTGGCCTGTTGGTTGGTGTAACTCATTGGACGCATGGCAATACATGCCGAGGCTCGCCAGCGTGAGGTAGAGCACGGAGAGAAAAATGGGCACTTGGCGAAAATGGCGGGCCATCATGAAGGCGCTGGGTTGTGGTTGAGTCATAGTGGATGATTGAGGATTACAATGAACGCCCATGGTGTCGATCTAGTGAAGGGGATGGATGGCCAATGGGTGTTTCTTGTGAGCTGGCCCCAGGGTATGCGTTGGGGGACTCAGGGAAAGTGGGACTCCTTGTTTCATCCGAAATGTAATCTGTTGAACGTGGTCAAAATTCTCAATGGGATTGCCCCGCAAAACCAAAAAGCTGGCTTCGTACCCTTCCTCAAATCGTCCAATGTTTCGAGAAGGGAAAATCGCTTGAGGAGTGGTTTCACACCACAGCTTGAGTAACGTCAGGTTGTCAAAGACGCCGAGCTGCCGGAGGTGGAGAGCTTCGGCGAGAGCTGTCTCCGCATGATCGCTTCCAATCGCAATTTTTACTCCGGCTTGATGGAGTAATGCGAGGTTGTGGGCTTGAATGTCCCTGGTCACACTCGAAGTCTTGTGCGCTGGGGATGTGGGATGGTTGTGGCGGGAGGAAGACGTCTCCCCTGAATGGACCGTTGAATCAGGATGAGTGTGTTGCGCCGGGTGAAAGTGCCCCGCGACAGTGGTGGTCACGACGACGACGTGGTGCTGGGCAGCTAGTTGTGCATCTTCCTGGGTTAACCGTACCGCAGTCTGTTCATCGGGGGAGGGGAGGAACCAACCTGGAAGATGGGCAATTTCATCGACCTTTCCACGAATGGCCGTTCGAAAGTCTGCTGCAGTTTCAACGTGTGCGGAAACTCGCAAACCCTGCCGGTGGGCCAAGGTGACGATGGCCTCGAGTAAGGCCGGGTCCAATCCTTTCCGGAACCCATGGCTGGGGTGAATGTCCTGAGCATGAAAATGTTCAACATCTCCAAGGTAAATTTTGATGAAGTCCGGATTGGTCCTGGTAATTGCCGGCCATCGTTCTTGCAGGTCTTTGACATTGGAAATGGGGAAATAGGCGCGACCCTCGAACCAATCTTTTTGACGTGGGCCGATGACCGGTTCGTAGCGATGGATTCTGAGCATGTCTTCATAGAGATGGCGCGGATGGCCGTCTGGGCTTGTGAGGCCGGCATGGGCAAAGATGACATCAATGCTCTCGGGTGTGTTGAGATGGTGTTGAACGTGCGTTGAAAACTCAGCAATGTCATTCGGATTTTTGACATAAAAAATTCCGTCTCGTAGATACGGTTGGATCACCTGATGGATATTCCATACTCCCTCTACGTTGTGGGTGTGAGCTTCTCCAAAGGGTGGCACCACATATCCATTCTGTAAATCCAGTGTCTGGTCAACCTTGTCGGGTGGTGTATGGGTGAGCG is a genomic window of Nitrospiraceae bacterium containing:
- a CDS encoding amidohydrolase family protein — its product is MSAQATRLLRWVLVGCFAFPGLATGEPDNTPKRLFPTRTYAFKNGQWFNGQTFLQQTWYAVDGTLTHTPPDKVDQTLDLQNGYVVPPFGEAHTHNVEGVWNIHQVIQPYLRDGIFYVKNPNDIAEFSTHVQHHLNTPESIDVIFAHAGLTSPDGHPRHLYEDMLRIHRYEPVIGPRQKDWFEGRAYFPISNVKDLQERWPAITRTNPDFIKIYLGDVEHFHAQDIHPSHGFRKGLDPALLEAIVTLAHRQGLRVSAHVETAADFRTAIRGKVDEIAHLPGWFLPSPDEQTAVRLTQEDAQLAAQHHVVVVTTTVAGHFHPAQHTHPDSTVHSGETSSSRHNHPTSPAHKTSSVTRDIQAHNLALLHQAGVKIAIGSDHAETALAEALHLRQLGVFDNLTLLKLWCETTPQAIFPSRNIGRFEEGYEASFLVLRGNPIENFDHVQQITFRMKQGVPLSLSPPTHTLGPAHKKHPLAIHPLH